The Nicotiana tabacum cultivar K326 chromosome 5, ASM71507v2, whole genome shotgun sequence sequence TTTTACTATTCTCATCTGTGAGTATTATTTATGTATTGGTGTGGTTTAGGCAGAATGGACACTTTCCTTTTCACCTCGGAGTCTGTAAATGAGGGACACCCAGATAAGCTTTGTGATCAGATCTCTGATGCAGTTCTTGACGCTTGCCTTGAGCAAGATCCTGAGAGCAAGGTTGCCTGTGAGACTTGCACCAAGACCAACTTGGTTATGGTCTTTGGTGAGATCACAACCAAGGCCACTATTGATTATGAGAAGATTGTGCGCGAGACATGTCGTAAAATTGGGTTTGTCTCTGAAGATGTGGGACTTGATGCTGACAACTGCAAGGTCCTTGTCTACATTGAGCAGCAAGATCCTGATATTGCTCGAGCTGTCCATGGCCATCTAACCAAACGTCCGGAGGAGATTGGTGCTGGTGATCAGGGACACATGTTTGGCTATGCCACTGATGAAACCCCTGAATTTATGCCTCTCAGCCACGTGCTTGCGACAAAACTTGGTGCCCGTCTCACTGAAGTCCGCAAGAATGGTACTTGCCCCTGGTTAAGGCCTGATGGCAAGACCCAAGTTACTGTCGATTACTACAATGAGTTTGGTGCAATGGTTCCAATCAGGGTCCACACTGTTCTCATTTCAACTCAACATGATGAGACTGT is a genomic window containing:
- the LOC107769520 gene encoding S-adenosylmethionine synthase 1-like — encoded protein: MDTFLFTSESVNEGHPDKLCDQISDAVLDACLEQDPESKVACETCTKTNLVMVFGEITTKATIDYEKIVRETCRKIGFVSEDVGLDADNCKVLVYIEQQDPDIARAVHGHLTKRPEEIGAGDQGHMFGYATDETPEFMPLSHVLATKLGARLTEVRKNGTCPWLRPDGKTQVTVDYYNEFGAMVPIRVHTVLISTQHDETVTNDEIAQDIKEHVIKPVVPDKYLDEKTIFHINPSGRFVIGGPHGDAGLTGRKIIIDTYGGWGAHGGGSFSGKDPTKVDRSGAYVVRQAAKSVVANGLARRCIVQVSYAIGMPKPLSVFVDTYGTGKISDKEILKIIKENFDFRPGMVAINLDLKRGGNDRYLKTAAYGHFGRDDPDFTWEFVKPLKWEKHQD